In Agrobacterium tumefaciens, a single genomic region encodes these proteins:
- the upp gene encoding uracil phosphoribosyltransferase — MDGVTVIEHPLVRHKLTIMRKKETSTAGFRRLLREISTLLCYEVTRDLEMTMETIDTPLETIQAPVLEGKKLVFASILRAGNGLLEGMLELVPSARVAHVGVYRDHDTLEAVEYYFKAPESLDARLVIVVDPMLATGNSSIAAVEKLKERGAKNIRFLCLLAAPEGIKNFREAHPDVPIYTAAIDRHLNEKGYIVPGLGDAGDRMYGTK, encoded by the coding sequence ATGGACGGCGTCACAGTCATCGAACATCCGCTGGTGCGGCACAAACTCACCATCATGCGCAAGAAGGAAACTTCCACGGCCGGCTTCCGCCGCCTGCTCAGGGAAATTTCGACGCTGCTCTGCTATGAAGTGACGCGTGATCTTGAAATGACGATGGAGACCATCGACACGCCGCTCGAGACCATTCAGGCACCGGTTCTGGAAGGCAAAAAGCTGGTTTTTGCCTCCATCCTGCGCGCCGGCAATGGCCTCCTGGAAGGCATGCTCGAACTGGTCCCGTCTGCGCGCGTGGCACATGTCGGCGTCTATCGTGACCACGATACGCTTGAGGCCGTCGAATATTACTTCAAGGCTCCCGAAAGCCTCGATGCCCGCCTGGTCATCGTTGTCGATCCCATGCTGGCGACCGGCAACTCTTCCATTGCCGCCGTGGAAAAGCTCAAAGAGCGCGGCGCGAAGAACATCCGTTTCCTGTGTCTGCTGGCAGCACCCGAAGGCATCAAGAATTTCCGTGAAGCGCATCCCGATGTGCCGATTTACACCGCAGCAATCGACAGGCACCTGAACGAAAAAGGCTATATCGTTCCCGGCCTCGGCGATGCCGGCGACCGCATGTACGGCACCAAATAA
- a CDS encoding purine-nucleoside phosphorylase, translating into MKDGLIDILVERLNGLMPRVAIVLGSGLGSLVEEVSDPIRVPYADLPGFPASGVSGHAGELVAGYLGGEPVMMLSGRVHYYEKGDPAAMRAVIEALAGLGVQSLILTNSAGSVRQDMPPGSVMQITDHINYSGMNPLIGEESDRRFVGMTTAYDPDLMLAMRNAAIRATVPLFGGVYMWFSGPSFETPAEIRMARVLGADAVGMSTVPEVILARFFGMRVAAASVITNYGAGMTGAELSHEETKDMAPVGGKRLAAILKEMISGGA; encoded by the coding sequence ATGAAGGACGGTCTGATCGATATTCTGGTTGAGCGCCTGAATGGCTTGATGCCGCGCGTTGCCATCGTTCTGGGGTCCGGCCTCGGATCGCTGGTGGAAGAGGTGAGCGATCCGATCCGTGTGCCCTATGCCGATCTTCCCGGTTTTCCCGCAAGCGGCGTTTCCGGCCATGCGGGCGAGCTGGTGGCGGGTTATCTGGGTGGCGAGCCTGTCATGATGCTCTCCGGCCGGGTGCATTATTACGAAAAGGGTGATCCGGCCGCCATGCGCGCGGTCATCGAGGCGCTCGCCGGCCTCGGCGTGCAGTCGCTCATCCTCACCAATTCGGCGGGTTCGGTCAGGCAGGATATGCCGCCCGGCTCCGTCATGCAGATCACCGATCATATCAATTATTCCGGCATGAACCCGCTGATCGGCGAGGAAAGCGACCGTCGTTTCGTCGGCATGACCACGGCTTACGACCCGGACCTGATGCTCGCCATGCGCAATGCCGCGATCCGCGCGACGGTGCCTTTGTTCGGCGGCGTCTATATGTGGTTTTCGGGGCCGAGCTTCGAAACGCCGGCGGAAATCCGCATGGCGCGGGTGCTGGGTGCCGATGCCGTCGGCATGTCCACGGTGCCGGAAGTCATCCTTGCGCGCTTTTTCGGGATGCGTGTTGCCGCCGCTTCGGTTATTACCAATTACGGTGCCGGCATGACCGGCGCGGAACTGAGCCATGAAGAAACCAAGGACATGGCTCCCGTGGGCGGCAAAAGGCTTGCCGCCATCCTAAAGGAAATGATCTCAGGAGGAGCGTGA
- a CDS encoding phosphopentomutase yields the protein MARAFLLVLDSFGVGGAPDAERYGDLGANTLGHIAEFCAAGAADRAGLRAGPLKLPNMCSLGLMEIARQASGDIPAGMEPPERIFGLHGSASEISKGKDTPSGHWEIAGTPVTFDWGYFPKEGDAFSSDLVEAICRQADIPGILGNCHASGTEIIAALGDEHIRSGKPICYTSSDSVFQIAAHETHFGLDRLIALCETVRKLLDPLNIGRVIARPFIGETVATFERTGNRRDFSVLPPEPTLLDRLVEAGRKVHAIGKIGDIYAHQGVSRVIKANGNAALMDATLQAIDEAENGDLVFANFVDFDMLYGHRRDVAGYAAALEAFDARIPEIHRKMAPGDIALLTADHGCDPTWRGTDHTRERVPIMAFGPGIRSRDVGIRSSYADIGESIAHHLGIDAGSNGRSFI from the coding sequence ATGGCAAGAGCATTTCTTCTCGTTCTGGATTCCTTCGGTGTCGGCGGTGCGCCTGATGCGGAGCGTTATGGCGATCTGGGTGCCAATACGCTCGGTCATATTGCGGAATTCTGCGCGGCAGGTGCGGCGGATAGAGCCGGGCTTCGGGCCGGTCCGCTGAAGCTGCCGAACATGTGTTCGCTCGGCCTCATGGAGATCGCAAGGCAGGCAAGCGGCGACATTCCCGCCGGCATGGAGCCGCCGGAGCGGATTTTCGGTCTGCACGGCTCCGCAAGCGAAATCTCCAAGGGCAAGGACACGCCTTCAGGCCATTGGGAGATCGCCGGCACACCTGTAACTTTCGACTGGGGATATTTCCCGAAGGAGGGCGACGCCTTTTCGTCTGATCTGGTTGAGGCGATCTGCAGGCAAGCCGATATTCCCGGAATCCTCGGCAATTGCCATGCTTCCGGTACGGAGATCATCGCTGCGCTCGGTGACGAACATATCAGGAGCGGCAAGCCGATCTGCTACACCTCTTCCGATTCCGTGTTCCAGATTGCCGCGCATGAAACCCACTTTGGTCTGGATCGGCTTATCGCGCTCTGCGAGACGGTGCGCAAACTGCTCGACCCGCTGAATATAGGCCGCGTCATCGCCCGCCCCTTCATCGGCGAGACAGTCGCGACCTTCGAACGCACCGGCAACCGCCGCGACTTCTCCGTCCTGCCGCCCGAGCCCACCCTGCTCGACCGGCTGGTGGAGGCGGGGCGCAAGGTGCATGCGATCGGCAAGATCGGCGACATCTATGCCCATCAGGGCGTCTCGCGCGTCATCAAGGCAAATGGCAACGCGGCCTTGATGGATGCGACGCTGCAGGCCATCGATGAGGCCGAAAACGGCGATCTCGTCTTCGCCAATTTCGTCGATTTCGACATGCTTTACGGCCATCGCCGCGACGTTGCCGGTTATGCGGCGGCGCTCGAGGCCTTCGATGCGCGTATTCCGGAAATCCACCGCAAGATGGCGCCGGGCGATATAGCGCTTCTCACGGCCGACCATGGTTGCGATCCCACTTGGCGCGGCACGGACCATACCCGCGAAAGGGTGCCGATCATGGCATTCGGCCCCGGCATCCGTTCCCGTGATGTCGGTATTCGTTCAAGTTACGCCGATATCGGCGAAAGCATCGCCCACCATCTTGGAATTGACGCCGGTTCAAACGGCAGGAGCTTCATTTGA
- a CDS encoding TIGR02281 family clan AA aspartic protease: MLARAIFLLVGLSVSATQIPALMEKFQPRPETGAAKSGATAEVSRPQPVSLGSVSLKADTRGHFNATFRINGKSFDGLVDTGASMVAINETIARRLGYGVNSLDFKYAISTANGQTLAAHVKLDRVEIGTIRVQNVDAMVLKDNALSNMLIGMSFLKQLSSFKVSGGEMRLVR, from the coding sequence TTGCTGGCGCGTGCGATTTTTCTGCTTGTCGGTCTTTCGGTCAGCGCCACGCAGATTCCGGCGTTGATGGAAAAATTTCAGCCGCGTCCGGAAACCGGCGCGGCAAAATCCGGCGCCACCGCCGAAGTTTCCAGACCGCAGCCGGTTTCACTTGGTAGCGTCAGTCTAAAGGCGGATACGCGCGGGCACTTCAATGCCACCTTCCGCATCAACGGCAAATCCTTCGACGGACTTGTCGATACCGGTGCCTCCATGGTGGCGATCAACGAGACGATTGCGCGCCGGCTGGGTTACGGCGTCAATAGCCTCGATTTCAAATACGCAATCTCGACAGCCAATGGGCAGACCCTGGCAGCCCATGTGAAACTCGACCGGGTGGAAATCGGCACGATCCGGGTTCAGAATGTCGATGCCATGGTGCTGAAGGACAATGCGTTGAGCAACATGCTGATAGGCATGAGCTTTTTGAAGCAACTATCGTCCTTCAAAGTATCAGGCGGCGAAATGCGGCTGGTCAGGTGA
- a CDS encoding cytidine deaminase, with translation MSSDPKSHALFEAAVEAMAFAHAPYSKFPVGAAIRAEDGKIYRGANIENLSFPQGWCAEPSAISAMIMGGAKKISEIAVIAEKLALCPPCGGCRQKIAEFATAETKIYLCDETGVQKVMTMEELLPFSFNTELP, from the coding sequence ATGTCCTCCGACCCGAAATCCCATGCCCTGTTCGAGGCGGCGGTGGAGGCCATGGCCTTTGCCCATGCGCCCTATTCGAAATTTCCGGTCGGCGCGGCGATCCGCGCCGAAGACGGCAAGATCTACAGGGGCGCCAATATCGAGAACCTATCCTTCCCGCAGGGCTGGTGCGCGGAGCCTTCTGCGATCAGCGCCATGATCATGGGCGGGGCAAAGAAGATCAGCGAAATCGCCGTCATCGCGGAAAAGCTGGCTCTCTGCCCTCCCTGCGGCGGCTGCCGCCAGAAGATCGCCGAATTTGCAACGGCGGAGACGAAGATTTATCTCTGTGATGAGACAGGCGTTCAGAAGGTGATGACGATGGAAGAGCTTTTGCCCTTCAGCTTCAACACAGAGCTGCCCTGA
- a CDS encoding ABC transporter permease: protein MDFFDMLVSILGSTVRLTIPLLFTALAGLFSERAGVFDIGLEGKMLAAAFASACVAYLTANPWAGLLAGIAVSILFSLIHGFAVITNRGNQIVSGVALNFIAAGLTVVLGQAWFGQGGRTPQLPGEGRFAPIILPGADAMREVPFIGPLYANVISGNNILTYLAFLAVPLSWWVLYRTRFGLRLRAVGENPGAVDTAGISVTWMRYRAVIVAGFLCGFSGAYLAVAQSAAFIANMSAGKGYIALAALIFAKWKPVPVMFACLLFGFLDAFANFMQGKSVPGIGEVPVQIFQAMPYILTCILLAGFIGVAKPPKAGGVAYAKER from the coding sequence ATGGATTTTTTCGATATGCTGGTCAGCATTCTCGGCTCGACCGTCCGTCTCACCATCCCGCTGCTCTTTACCGCTCTTGCCGGGCTGTTTTCCGAACGCGCCGGCGTGTTCGATATCGGTCTTGAAGGCAAGATGCTGGCGGCGGCCTTTGCTTCCGCCTGCGTCGCTTATCTGACAGCAAACCCGTGGGCCGGTCTTCTGGCCGGCATTGCGGTCTCTATCCTGTTCTCGCTGATCCATGGCTTTGCCGTCATCACCAATCGCGGCAACCAGATCGTGTCCGGCGTGGCGCTCAACTTCATCGCCGCCGGTCTGACAGTGGTGCTGGGGCAGGCCTGGTTCGGGCAGGGCGGCCGCACGCCGCAATTGCCGGGGGAAGGGCGTTTTGCGCCAATCATCCTTCCCGGTGCGGATGCGATGCGCGAGGTGCCTTTCATCGGCCCGCTCTACGCCAATGTCATTTCCGGCAACAATATTCTCACCTATCTCGCCTTCCTCGCGGTGCCGCTCTCCTGGTGGGTGCTGTACCGCACCCGTTTCGGCCTGCGGCTGCGCGCCGTCGGTGAAAATCCGGGCGCCGTCGATACGGCGGGCATTTCGGTAACGTGGATGCGCTATCGCGCCGTCATCGTTGCCGGGTTCCTCTGCGGTTTCTCCGGTGCCTATCTCGCTGTCGCGCAGTCGGCTGCTTTTATCGCCAACATGTCCGCCGGCAAGGGTTATATCGCGCTTGCCGCACTGATTTTCGCGAAATGGAAGCCGGTGCCGGTCATGTTCGCCTGCCTGCTTTTCGGTTTTCTGGATGCCTTCGCCAATTTCATGCAGGGCAAATCCGTGCCTGGCATCGGTGAGGTGCCGGTGCAGATATTCCAGGCCATGCCCTATATCCTGACCTGCATCCTGCTTGCCGGTTTTATCGGCGTTGCCAAGCCCCCCAAGGCCGGTGGCGTTGCCTATGCGAAGGAGCGTTAA
- the deoA gene encoding thymidine phosphorylase produces MSLIPQEIIRRKRDGLSLAPQEIAAFIEALSKDGISEGQAAAFAMAVFFRGMNRDEMVALTLAMRDSGDVLSWRDIGRPVADKHSTGGVGDNVSLMLAPLVAACGLAVPMISGRGLGHTGGTLDKLEAIPGYDVMPDEALFRQTVQAVGCAIIGQTGDLAPADKRLYAIRDVTATVDSIPLITASILSKKLAAGLQTLVLDVKVGNGAFMQSLEDARILARALVDVANGAGLPTTALITDMNQPLGDAAGNAVEIVNCLEFLARRKAGTRLEKVVLSFAAEMLVQAQKAATLEEGEAMASAALSSGRAVEVFARMVSALGGPSDFVEKPSRYLASAPVILPVPAVRSGWLASCETRDLGMVVVELGGGRRRPLDTINPAVGLSDILPLGARVEKGEPIAVVHAASSEDAERAIKRIEDCYGIADSAPEIATPILERIT; encoded by the coding sequence TTGAGCTTGATCCCGCAGGAGATCATCCGCCGCAAACGCGATGGCCTGTCGCTGGCACCGCAGGAGATTGCCGCTTTCATCGAAGCGCTGTCTAAAGACGGCATATCGGAAGGGCAGGCGGCCGCCTTTGCCATGGCGGTGTTTTTCCGTGGCATGAACCGCGACGAGATGGTGGCGCTGACGCTTGCGATGCGCGACAGCGGCGATGTCCTCTCCTGGCGCGATATTGGCAGGCCGGTGGCGGACAAGCACTCCACCGGTGGCGTCGGTGACAACGTCTCCCTGATGCTGGCTCCCCTCGTTGCCGCCTGCGGTCTTGCCGTGCCGATGATATCAGGCAGGGGTCTTGGCCATACGGGTGGCACGCTCGACAAGCTGGAAGCCATCCCCGGTTATGATGTCATGCCCGATGAGGCCCTGTTTCGCCAGACGGTGCAGGCGGTCGGCTGCGCCATCATCGGCCAGACGGGCGATCTCGCACCCGCCGACAAACGCCTCTACGCTATCAGGGATGTGACCGCGACCGTCGATTCCATTCCGCTGATCACTGCCTCCATCCTCTCGAAAAAGCTTGCAGCCGGGCTGCAGACGCTGGTTCTCGACGTGAAAGTCGGCAACGGTGCCTTCATGCAAAGCCTGGAGGATGCCCGCATTCTCGCCCGCGCGCTGGTCGATGTGGCGAATGGTGCAGGCCTGCCGACAACGGCGCTGATAACCGACATGAACCAGCCGCTTGGCGATGCCGCGGGCAATGCCGTCGAAATCGTCAATTGTCTGGAATTTCTGGCGCGTCGCAAGGCCGGCACCCGTCTGGAAAAAGTGGTTCTGTCCTTCGCGGCGGAAATGCTGGTGCAGGCTCAGAAAGCCGCGACGTTGGAGGAAGGCGAGGCGATGGCGTCGGCGGCTCTTTCCTCCGGTCGTGCCGTGGAGGTCTTCGCGCGAATGGTTTCGGCACTGGGCGGCCCGTCGGACTTTGTCGAGAAGCCATCCCGCTACCTGGCCTCTGCGCCGGTCATCCTCCCGGTTCCCGCTGTCCGAAGCGGCTGGCTCGCATCCTGCGAAACGCGTGATCTCGGCATGGTTGTCGTCGAACTCGGCGGTGGCAGAAGAAGGCCCTTGGACACCATCAATCCGGCAGTCGGTCTTTCGGATATCCTGCCGCTTGGTGCGAGGGTGGAGAAGGGCGAGCCGATTGCCGTTGTTCATGCAGCTTCCAGCGAAGACGCGGAACGTGCGATCAAGAGAATAGAGGACTGTTACGGGATTGCGGACAGCGCCCCGGAAATCGCGACACCCATCCTTGAGCGGATCACCTGA
- the deoC gene encoding deoxyribose-phosphate aldolase — translation MELQRPREAAALTLSLLDLTNLKEDCTPQQIAVLCQRAHTEFGNTAAICIWPRFVAQARAAFGKDHTIRIATVVNFPSGDLDVATVVTETETAIADGADEIDLVIPYRKFMAGDETAVSAMVAAVRKVCVAPVLLKVILETGELKDKALIRRASEIAIAEGADFIKTSTGKVAINATLEAADIMLQAIRDSRQKVGFKPAGGIGTVEDATLYLRLAETIMAPNWAMPSTFRFGASGVLDDVLNVLAGGEPAKAASGY, via the coding sequence ATGGAACTCCAGCGTCCGCGCGAAGCGGCTGCCCTCACTCTGTCCTTGCTGGACCTGACCAATCTTAAAGAAGACTGCACGCCGCAGCAGATCGCCGTCCTGTGCCAGCGGGCGCATACGGAGTTTGGCAACACCGCCGCCATCTGCATCTGGCCGCGTTTCGTCGCGCAGGCCCGCGCGGCGTTCGGAAAGGACCACACGATCCGCATCGCCACTGTCGTCAATTTCCCCTCGGGCGATCTCGATGTCGCGACCGTGGTTACGGAAACGGAAACCGCGATCGCAGATGGTGCCGACGAAATCGATCTGGTCATCCCCTATCGCAAATTCATGGCAGGCGATGAGACCGCCGTTTCCGCCATGGTAGCGGCCGTGCGCAAGGTCTGCGTCGCGCCCGTGCTGCTCAAAGTCATTCTCGAAACCGGTGAGCTGAAGGACAAGGCGCTTATCCGCCGTGCCTCCGAAATCGCCATCGCCGAAGGGGCCGATTTTATCAAGACCTCGACCGGCAAGGTCGCCATCAATGCCACGCTGGAAGCGGCCGACATCATGCTGCAGGCGATCCGTGACAGTCGCCAGAAGGTGGGCTTCAAGCCCGCCGGCGGTATCGGCACGGTTGAGGACGCGACACTTTACCTGCGGCTGGCGGAAACCATCATGGCGCCCAACTGGGCCATGCCGTCCACCTTCCGTTTCGGCGCCTCGGGCGTTCTCGATGACGTGCTCAACGTGCTGGCCGGTGGCGAACCGGCCAAGGCTGCCAGCGGGTATTGA
- a CDS encoding SURF1 family protein → MSEIAPQNRRIRPAAIVVLFLTIVLTGCLLALGTWQVQRLFWKLDLIERVEARAHAEPVDAPAASEWPALGNPPDYEYRRVKLAGTLLNDREVQVYTVTDLGPGYWVMTPLRRDDGSNIIINRGFVPSDRRDPSSRREGEPNGKVEIVGLMRAPETGGLFLRTNDPASGRWYSRNIPEITQASGLSDVAPFYVDADATPNPGGLPVGGKTMLTFPNNHLSYAVTWYILAVMVVAAGWYVLRNLNAPKSERDAE, encoded by the coding sequence ATGAGCGAAATCGCACCCCAAAACCGGCGCATCCGCCCTGCGGCTATCGTCGTCCTGTTTTTAACCATTGTCCTGACGGGCTGCCTGCTAGCGCTTGGAACATGGCAGGTTCAGCGCCTTTTCTGGAAACTCGACCTGATCGAGCGTGTCGAGGCCCGCGCCCATGCCGAGCCTGTCGATGCCCCTGCCGCCAGCGAATGGCCGGCCCTCGGCAATCCCCCGGACTACGAATATCGTCGTGTAAAACTGGCCGGCACCCTGCTCAACGACAGGGAAGTTCAGGTCTACACTGTCACCGATCTCGGGCCCGGTTACTGGGTCATGACCCCGCTGCGGCGCGACGATGGCTCAAACATCATTATCAATCGCGGATTCGTGCCCTCCGACCGCCGCGACCCGTCCTCGCGCCGGGAAGGCGAGCCGAACGGAAAGGTCGAGATCGTAGGGCTGATGCGCGCGCCGGAAACCGGCGGGCTTTTCCTTAGAACCAACGATCCGGCAAGTGGCCGCTGGTATTCCCGTAATATTCCTGAGATCACTCAGGCTTCCGGACTTTCAGACGTCGCGCCCTTTTATGTCGATGCCGATGCAACGCCAAATCCGGGCGGACTGCCGGTGGGCGGCAAAACCATGCTCACCTTCCCCAACAACCACCTCTCCTACGCCGTGACATGGTATATTCTGGCGGTCATGGTGGTTGCGGCCGGCTGGTATGTCCTGCGCAATCTCAATGCGCCGAAATCGGAACGGGATGCAGAGTGA
- a CDS encoding adenosine deaminase yields the protein MTSHLLKAEIHCHLEGAAPPALVAKQAKKYGIDTSGFLRDGQYVWSDFAQFIQCYDAVAQVFKTDEDYAILTETYLTELAEANTIYSELIISPDHGDRIGLGADAYLAGIAEGIRIAKEKTGIETRIIVTGERHFGPERVIAAAEYAARARHPLVTGFNMAGEERMGRVADYARAFDIARDAGLGLTIHAGEVCGPESVADALDLVKPSRIGHGVRAIEDAALISRLVETGTVLEVCPGSNIALSVYPDFASHPLRALSDAGVRVCISSDDPPFFFTSLAREYALAADAFGFSDTEINHMTRTALECAFVDEVTRERLLARLGDA from the coding sequence TTGACATCGCATTTGCTGAAAGCGGAGATTCACTGCCACCTCGAAGGTGCGGCACCGCCTGCCCTCGTTGCCAAACAGGCCAAGAAATACGGCATAGACACCAGCGGCTTCCTGCGCGACGGCCAATATGTCTGGTCGGATTTTGCGCAATTCATCCAGTGTTACGATGCCGTGGCGCAGGTATTCAAGACCGATGAAGACTACGCGATCCTGACGGAAACCTATCTGACCGAACTGGCCGAGGCCAATACGATCTATAGCGAGCTGATTATCTCGCCCGATCATGGCGACCGCATCGGGCTTGGCGCCGACGCCTATCTCGCCGGCATTGCCGAGGGCATTCGTATCGCCAAAGAAAAGACCGGCATCGAAACCCGCATCATCGTCACCGGCGAACGGCATTTCGGCCCCGAGCGGGTGATCGCAGCGGCCGAATATGCGGCCCGCGCCCGGCATCCGCTGGTGACCGGCTTCAACATGGCAGGCGAAGAGCGTATGGGCCGGGTTGCCGATTACGCCCGCGCCTTCGATATCGCCCGTGATGCGGGACTGGGGCTGACGATCCACGCGGGTGAGGTTTGCGGCCCGGAAAGCGTTGCCGACGCCCTCGATCTCGTCAAACCGTCGCGTATCGGCCATGGCGTGCGGGCGATCGAAGATGCCGCTCTCATCTCCCGGCTAGTCGAGACGGGAACGGTTCTCGAAGTCTGCCCCGGCTCGAATATTGCGCTCAGCGTCTATCCCGATTTCGCCAGCCACCCGCTGAGAGCCCTGAGCGATGCCGGGGTGCGCGTCTGCATCAGTTCCGATGACCCGCCATTCTTCTTTACCTCGCTTGCGCGGGAATATGCCCTGGCTGCGGACGCTTTCGGTTTCAGCGATACAGAGATCAACCACATGACCCGCACCGCGCTGGAATGCGCCTTCGTGGACGAGGTAACGCGCGAGCGGCTGCTTGCAAGACTGGGTGATGCCTGA